ggacacgaccgagtgactgtacaacaacaacagaaagctaATCTAGAAATATTTGAGGGAATATGTTTGCCCGAGATGCAAAAATGGATAAAATGTCCCTGGATTTACAGTATGTTATTGAAAATGATCAAGGAATCAGTCCATCAGACTTTTTGAATTCcctctatatttttttctaggtGTGAACATGGAATCATTGAGAAATGCTCACCAACTAGCAACACCAAATGCAAaggttattatttctttttatgattaTACTCTTCTTACTCCCAAACtcactgtaaaatatgaagaaaaggcAATCCATTTTGATTCTATGAGtgctttgttttcatcttttttttttaatcttaagaaGTATGTACTTTCATATACCATGTACAATGTTCCTATCTACAGGATCCAGATCTCACTCAAACAGTTTATGGGCCCTGCTGATCCTCCTCATCCCAATAGTTCTAATAATATACAAAGGTAAGCTCTTACTTCATTCAAATGGCAGGTTGAAGTGACTTGGGAAGTCATTGTTCACAAGAATTCCCTTCTGTCTTTTACTTGTAAGAAAGCTCCTACCAGGTAGCAACTCTGGTATAGAGTTAAATTTCTACTTCTAAATGCACCCCTGAGAGCTGATAAGAATAGATGATATTATCCTTCAGCTACTGTTTTTGAGCAACCATTCTGGGGCACTGATTGGGTATTCCCATCCTCCCCACGAACAAGGGTATTTTCATTTAGACAGCAGCCAAGTTGGCCAAGAATTGGAAGTAGTCCTTCACTCTACATTGAGATAATCCCCTGCATAAAGAGAACTCCAAGAGCAAAGGGATTGCAGCAGACAGTTGAGAAATTCatccctctctgtgcctcttctcCCTTGTCCAGACCCcatgttttttaattatttaaccaCTTTAACCTTAAAGACTGTGGCATACCTTTTATGCAAGAGTTACTTAGTAAAATCATCAGGTAAACCAAAATTTGGAATACTTGTAATTGTactctgggcttctcaggtggctcagtggtaaagaatttgtttgccaatgcagaaaacacaggttcgatccctgggccaggaagattgcctagagaaggaaatggcaacccgctccggtattcttgcctgggaaaccccatagacagaggagcctggtgggctacagtccatggggtcacaaaagagtcggacacaacttagcgactaaagcaaCAGCAATAATTATTCTAGAAAACTCCCATTAGATCATTCATACAACACATAGCAGAGCCAACTTTCAATAGCACTGATACatccaatttttcttttctattggaACAAACCACTGTTTCTCCAGGTCAACTGAAGATAAAAAAATTATCTTGCCTTGAGAGGTTGTTTAGCTGAAAATATAAACTCAATGTTTAAACACTTTAAatgccacttcatggcaaactgaTGTCAACTTTCTGTAGCCTATGGCTTCTCTGCCCTGCTGTAGCCATGTTACCCAGCTTCAAGCCAGCAAGATGGAGTGGTGATGGCTACACAATAAGGCAAAAGCCAGCTTCAGGCTAGGCCAGTGTGTGGTAACTGGATGGCTCCATTAAGATGTGGCATATCAGGACATtccagatggtccagtggttaagatttcatctTCCAGTGCATGGGGCATGgggtgtaggttcgatccctggttggggagctaagagccTACATGCCTtatggccagaaaaccaaaacgtaaaatggaagcaatattgtaacaaattcagtgtgtgtgttagttgctcagtcctgtcccagctctttgtgaccctaatgGACCGTAGCttgctgggctcttctgtccatggaattctccaggcaagaatactggagtgggttgtcattctcttctccaggggatcttcctgactcagggattgaacccagtctcccacattgcaggcatgttctttaccatctgagccaccagggaagccttaacaaACccaataaaagactttaaaaatggtccacattaaaaaaatattttaaaaacttttaaagaaagatgTGGCATATCTCTGTACCACTTGAATCAGTGGGATGGAATTTTCAAAATCAGGACAAATCTGCCTCTTCTGGTGCTTGGTTGCTGTAAATTTTAGTGAATgaatttctcctttcttctgacGCTTCTCTTAGTATGAGACTTTGTTCTCTCTTGCTTCCTACAAAGCTGAGACCTGAGTGTGATAGATATTTCTTGGATCTTTCAGTAGTGAAAAGTCGACACAGGAATAAAAAGAATGATTATCACAACTCTGAAGCCTCAAATGATGTAAGTGTTGACTAGAAAAATAAGTCATTCAGCTTTTtacttgttactttttaaaaattaattaatttattttaattggaggctaattacaatattgtggtggtttttgccatacattgacgtgaaccagccatgggtgtacatgtgtccccctacttgttactttttaaaaagcaaaccttTATGGTGCTTGTGTGTGCATGGATTAGAGGGGCATCAAAAATGAATTAAGATATGGTGCCCAGTTTATAAGAAACTCCtatacaaataacacacaaataaGTTCTTATTAATAAGTTCTCACTTACACAAAGGGAGCTGACGAAAGGATATGGCCAAGCTTCCATGTTCCATGTTGGTATTATTCATGAACAGAAATGCAGAGAGATATCCTTTACCAGAGCATGGATTCAACATGCCCAAGCAAAGAGATTACTCTGAAAGCTCACACTAAAGGCCCAACTCAGCTCTCTCCAGTCACTTGTTACCTTATGTGTCACCATATCTTTTTCCAACATGGAATCAAAGCATGTCACATCTCTAAAaaaaggagttccctggtggcctagtggcttTCAGTGCCatagcctgggttcagtccctatcagggaactgagatcctgcaggcCGTgctcaaaggaggaaaaaaaacagccAAAGGCACACTGCGGAGAGTAACCAGCTCACCTGATGAatattgatttttctcatttggGGCCAGTGGGATTTAGGGTTCTTTAAATCAATATAGTACAAAATCATTTCAACTTAAACTACATTCTTGTGTCAAAAATTCAAATTGTTACAGTAAAGAAAATGTTAGAATGATGTGTACTATGTTTATTTTCATGTGTCTATACAAAGAATGATCTCAGCACATTTCACAAATCCCTTAGGTTTCTTGCTTCTGTAAAAAGTGAACCACTATTCCCTTCGTTTCTGGTTCGGCTGGAACGTTTCAGAATAAAAATTTGAATGGTGAAAAAACCCTCCTTAGTCATTTAGTCTAATTTTATACATCAAGTAAGTGAACTTCCTTGAGTTTTAAGGAAGAATTAGAAGATTGCATTTGGagtattctaaatatatttttatttccctctctccttccctctgtttttttttttttttctccccaggaaGGGAGGCAACTGAATTTAACAGGTaagatttttatcattttgtttcatAGAGATGGCTTCCTTGGGAGTAACAGGCTAATTTTACAGTTAAAATAATGTTGGGAATTTCAGTGACACATTGTGGGGTCTTGCTATTCCTTGAGGCTGCGTTTCTTCCTGCTCACTAACAAGGGTTTATTAGGCAGTGTGTTTAAATGTATAACTAATactcattattaaaaataagtcaGGTAACATAAGAGGCTCTATTCTTAAAGCTTTGTTTTCCTTCACAAGCAGTTGGGTATAGTATAGAACTCTGCCTAAACTCCTAGGTAATCTGAATTGTAGACTCAGTTGTATACTTACTCTTGGTGTATCCTagttccagtgagtcagtgataaGATGGTCATAAACCCTTTGCCTGCCTTTTAGATTTGTGGATCATTGATCATCAGATCCATGAGGGCGTTAGAAATGAGTTTTTCTAGCTCTCTTATtatatagatgagaaaagaagacatagagatgttACGTATCGTTTCCAGGGTATAGAGCAAATTACTGGGGACGTAGGAGGAGCTGGGATAAGAACTCaaggttgtttctgtttttatttttccacagTTGGCTCTTTAGATCTCTAGGACTTACCCATATTCATAAGTACTGTAAGAAGAGAAATAACTATGGTTTTTCAGAAGTGGGAATTTTgtttagaaaaacaaattttcagagactcttctttatttttcagatgttgaCTTGGGTAAATATATCCCTACTATTGCTGAACTAATGAAAATAACTCAAGTTAAAGAATTTGTTCGGAAGAATGGTatagaggaagccaaaatagATGATATCATGCATGACAATCTCCATGAAACAGCTGAACAGAAGGTCCAACTGCTCCGCAGTTGGTATCAAAGTCATggaaagaaaaatgcatattGCACTTTGactaaaaatctcccaaaaactCTTGCAGAGAAAATTTGTGACATAGTCACAAAGGACATTACTAATGAACGTGAAAATGCAAacttgcaaaatgaaaatgaaaacttggtTTAAAGTGAAAAACAACTAACTCAGTTCTGAGAATATACTAAATGTTCTAAATATGTTCAAATAAGTTCTGAGTAGCTATAGATATTGCTTGACTTAGCTTTTTACtgggtgtgttttcttttttcatttattagattTGTAGAGCTAATATATTTGCTCAAAGCTATTTGTAGAGCTAATAGCTTTGAGCATTTCATGATTCTGCCTTCAAGGATTTTTAAAGTCTAGTTGGGTAGATGAACGCTGGTGAGAGTAAATACCCATGTTCATCTTCTTGCCTATTAAGTGTGTGAAAAAGCATGCATTCAAAGATTGAGATCATGTTCAAGTGTGTAACATATGATTCTGTCAGTGTGAATGTAATTAATGTATACAAATTAATGTGAACACAATGTAATTAATGTACACAAATTAATGTGAACACAAATTAATGTGAACACAAATGCCTATCCACAGGTTGACCCCATTCCACGAATTAGTAGATGTGATCATTGTTGCCATGTGACAATCAACTGCCTCTAAATTACCTCCCCAGCTCTACTGATAATTCtagatatttttccatatttacaAATTTTGTTTACACCTTTGAGAGGAGTATATTCAGGGAAAACTTGCACATATCCtctgaatataaaatttaaattctacCTCAAAGATCTTTGCACAGATTATTGGCCTTTCATAGTGAACTATTTCCATTTTGGATTCACATAGAAAATGCAGACTCAGTTATAGTgcttgaatattttatatttgtcactGTAGATCAAATAACCTACTTCTTTCTCAGGTGTCAAACATTTTGGTCAGGAAAGAATTACTAGATCACTGTCATCTCCCTGTTTTCACCTTGATGTGCATCTAGGTAGACTGAACCCCCAGACTTGAAAGGACTTCCTAAGAAACACTGAATGATTGATGAAAAACTGGGGCTGCCCTTAGAAACATCTAGCTTGATTTGGAGAGACCAGCTGCTCTTATGGAAGGTAGCTTTGTGGCATATCATGAACCCATGTCTATCACCAAAACTGATAAGATAGATTCTTATTTTGTCCCATCCTTCACAAAGTGCTCAGTAACTTGCCATGTATTCTCTGTTGATGTAAAGGCAGCTTATACACAGCAGAAGTGAaatcatactgctgctgctgctaagtcactttagtcatgtccgactctgtgcaaccccatagacggcagcccaccaggctcccccgtccttgggattctccaggcaagaacactggagtgggttgccatttccttctccaaggcatgaaagtgaaaagtgaaagtgaagtcactcagtcgtgtccaactcagcgaccccatggactgcagcccaccaggctcctccgtccatgggattttccaggcaagagtactggagaagggtgccactgccttctccagaaatCATTCTAAGTGTTAAGAATTGCCTGTTTTCTGTAGCTTCTTAGACAAGCCCCTCTCCCCACTATCACTTCCTTGCTTTTACATTTAAACACTTTTGAAAGTTTGTATTAACTGTGAATGttaataaatactatttatatttatatagttgTAAATGGAACACAGTTATAAGCTGAAGCAGATGCTCAGAACTACCTCAAGAGCGTCCACTGATGGAAGATGTTTTTCCCGTATGtttggaaatagaaaatataaacaaaaatattttattaaaatcatgTTTTTGGTATTTCAGGTTATCTCTTTTTTGGTGggactttgctttttattttccctttttctatTTATTACTAACTGTAACCTGTTCATTAATCTTTCATCCATTCTCTGATCTCTCAGGAGGtatcttctttttaaaggcttttaGTGGTTAAATCATTTCCTCTATAGGCTTCTACTCTAAAGCATATATCTCCTAAACAACACATGATTACTTATTATGTGAGGACTTACCATGACAGGATTATATATTAGGCACTAGAAGTGTTGTATACTGACACATGTAAATGAAATCTagcaaaatggtacagatgaatgtatttgcagagcaggaatagagatgcagacgtagagaacagacatgtagaCATAGGCAGGGaaaggagggtgggacaaatcGGGAGAGGAGCATTGATACATATGCAGTGCATGCATGCtgcgtcacttcagtcacgtccaactctgcaaccctgtggaccgtcgccttccaggctcctctgtccatgaattctccaggcaagaatactagagtgagttgctatttcctcctccagggtatcttcccaacccagggagcaaagttgcatctcttatgtctcttgcattgacaggcgggttccttaccactagcactacctgggaatccCATATTCCAGTACCATGTGTAAATAGAcggctagtgggaacctgccgcATAGCACAGGTAGCTCAGCTGAGTGCTCtgagatgacctagaggagtgggagggaggctcatgagggaggggatacatgtgtatgtataactgatttactttgttatatagcagaaaccaacacaacattgtaaaacaattatatttcaataataaaatttCTTAACAATATGTATAACTGGAcatacataagaaaaaaaagtaattagtTCAAAGGATTGGTTTTATTGGTAAGAAAGCTAAATGGGGATTTTGAAATATTCCTTCCTGCatactttttatttctggctCCATAATGACCACTGGactatctctcttttttaaaatttaattttaacagtACATTTTGTTTAGCCCATTATTTCCCAaatgttatcatttcaacatgtaagcAATATAAAAACCATTAATGAGAtcatttgcattcttttttgttttcctagtAAAGCCTTCAAAATCTGGTTTGTATTTTAGTTACCGTTTTAagcacatctcagtttggacTGGCTGCATTTCAAAGACTCAACAGCTGGTGGCTAGTGGCTATGGTACTGATAGTTCAGGTCTCTTTATTAGGGCAGGTGTGCAAATTTAACTCTAAAGCTGGTTTAGCCCTACTACTAAAGTCCAGTACTTTCACCATCTTTTCAAGGGGTTCTCTTCACTCTGGTTGGGTGGAGTGTCATCTCCCACCCTCATGTCACCGCTGGGAACTGTTCTGCTTACAGCACCCATAGCTGTCCTTTGCTGGCTCTCAGAGTCTGATCTCTGCACATGCACATAGTAACAGCCCAAAGATTTCAAAGAATCTCTGCACAGATTTCTGGAACTTTTTTTCTGTGTAACTTCCTTCTTTTCAGTACTCTGTTCTGAGAAGTCTGGCAGCCTCAGCCTCCTAAATGCTACCCTCTGCCCCTCAACTTGATAAGAAGACTATTCTCTGCTTAGAGTTCCTCCTGTACCAGGGTCTGAAAAGAGCTTGTGGGCAGAAGGTCTGAGTGACCATAGGGGTCACCTCATTAGTTTCTCTCCTCTAAGGGACAATCTGTAATCTCTATTATCTGGTTTTCTAGTTCTAGACAACAGTGGGGCAAGATGATACTAGTTCGTCTTCATGGCCAGAAGCAGAGGTCCTACAGACACATCTCAgtttattgtgcttcactttattgAATTTTGCAGATGTTGTGATTTTTACCAACAGGTTTTTGTGGCAACCCTACATCAAGCAAGATTATTGgcatcatatttttctaacagcatttgctcacttcgtgCtccttttggtaattcttgcagtaTCAGTATCTTGGACTTTCTCATGATGATTATATttattatggtgatctgtgattagaatcaaatcccatacccaccagagatgctcagagggctcaaaccaaccttgtgcgcaccaggacccagagactccacagagactgagacagaactgtgtttgggtgtctcctgaggaggtatgggtcagcagtgggctgctgcaggggcaggggctctgggtgcagtagacctgggcatggcataagccctcttggaggaggtcaccgttaaccccaccatagagccgccagaacttacacaggactggggaaacagactctgggagggcacaaagAGAAACATGTGTGCatgaggacccaggagaaaggagcagtgaccccataagagactgacccagacttgcccatgagtgtccatatgtctctggcagaggcatgggtcagcagtggcctacTGCAGagtcgggggcactgagtgtagcagtgtgtgcatgggaccttttgaaggaggtcgccatcatcttcattacctccaccatagtttggcctcaggtcaaataacagggaggggacacagccccgcccttcaacaaaaaattggattaaagatttactgagcatgacccatcagagcaagatctggtttccccctcagtcagtccttcccatcaggaagcttccataagccacttatccttttccatcagaaggcagacagactgaaaaccacaatccaggaaaactaaccaatctaatcacatggatcacagccttgtctaactcagtgaagctatgagcaaTGCCATGTAgggcacccaagatggatgggtcatggtggagagttctgacaaaacgtggtccactgaagaagggaatggcaaaccacttcagcattcttgccttgagaaccccatgaacagtatgaaaaggcaaaaagataggacactgaaagatgaactccccaggtcgggtaggtgcccattatgctactggagatcagtggagaactaactacagaaagaatgaagagatggagccaaagcaaaaacaacacggagctgtggatgtgactggtgatggaagtaaagtccgatgctgtaaagaacaatattgcataggaacctggaatgttaggtccatgaatcaaggcaaattggaagtggtcaagtgggaaatggcaagagtgaatgtcgacattttaggaatcagtgaactaaaacagactggaatgggtgaatttaactcagaggaccattatatctactgctgtgggcaagaatcccttggaagaaatggagtagccatcatagtcaacaaaaaagtccaaaatgcagtacttggatgcaatcacaaaaacgacagaatgatctctgttttttcccaaggcaagccattcaatatcacagtaatccaagcctatgccccaaccagtaacactgaagaagctgaagttacgGTTCTaagaagacttacaagaccttctagaacgaacacccaaaaaaagatgtccttttcattataggggactggaatgcaaaagtaggaagtcaagagatacctggagtaacaggcaaatttggccttggagtacagaatgaagcagggcaaaggctaatagagttttgccaagagaatgcactggtcgtagcaagcaccctcttccaacaacacaagagaagactctacacatggacatcaccagatgatcactactgaaatcagattgattacgctctttgcagccaaagatggaaaagctctatacagtcagcaaaatcaagaccaggagctgattgtgtctcagatcatgaactccttattgccaaattcagacttaaattgaagaaagtagggcaaaccactagaccattcaggtatgacctaaatcaaatcccttatgactatacagtggcagtgagaaatagattcaaggga
Above is a genomic segment from Dama dama isolate Ldn47 chromosome 15, ASM3311817v1, whole genome shotgun sequence containing:
- the FAS gene encoding tumor necrosis factor receptor superfamily member 6, which produces MSGNGVLLSLIFISVAGPLSKGEKAHVAGIDSEVLKLAKNITEVSSCPEGLHREHQFCCLPCPPGKRKTSDCKHDRGIPECVFCSEGNEYTDTSHHSHKCIRCSACDEEHGLEVEQNCTRTQNTKCRCKSNFFCNSSPCEHCNPCTTCEHGIIEKCSPTSNTKCKGSRSHSNSLWALLILLIPIVLIIYKVVKSRHRNKKNDYHNSEASNDEGRQLNLTDVDLGKYIPTIAELMKITQVKEFVRKNGIEEAKIDDIMHDNLHETAEQKVQLLRSWYQSHGKKNAYCTLTKNLPKTLAEKICDIVTKDITNERENANLQNENENLV